One Gemmatimonas sp. UBA7669 genomic window carries:
- a CDS encoding RagB/SusD family nutrient uptake outer membrane protein, whose protein sequence is MSPATLRTVGALSLASLSLAACSKDTLNVTNPNTPSVAGASSDPQALQLLATGLIRQNRNSRGGFITETGRFGREAYVYTPQEGRNTSAYLIGISGQNRLDPAGFAVGSWGGPYGNLRDVFNFKNTVNASTLTAEQKRAALGFAKTIEGIELLTVIATRDTIGAVVQINQDATQLAPFVSRDSTYKYILNTLDEAAADLAAGGSAFPFALNSGFTGFNTPATFRQFNRAIAARAAAYYATAGGGATAWTRARQAIDASFVNINATSAAQYNVGVYHPYAGSPDAPNPLAQATNTDLYAHMSIEADAPLKADGSKDNRFVAKIGSRPTRNAPQGLGVASSLGFNIYPAITTPIPIIRNEELILLRAEILLATGDKTGAIAMINNIRVNSGGLAPTTLTAASPDADIVTEILVQKRYSLLLEGHRWIDMRRYGRLNQLPRDLTTGVNAHFVARVQPLPQAECLQRVGQSGALAGPGC, encoded by the coding sequence ATGAGTCCTGCCACACTGCGCACTGTGGGTGCGCTGTCCCTCGCGTCTCTTTCGCTGGCGGCCTGCAGCAAGGACACGCTCAACGTCACCAACCCCAACACGCCCTCGGTGGCGGGCGCCAGCAGCGACCCGCAGGCTCTGCAGCTGTTGGCCACGGGTCTGATTCGGCAGAACCGCAACAGCCGTGGTGGTTTCATCACCGAGACGGGCCGATTCGGGCGTGAAGCCTACGTGTACACGCCGCAGGAAGGGCGTAACACCTCGGCCTACCTCATCGGCATCTCGGGGCAGAACCGCCTCGACCCGGCGGGCTTCGCAGTGGGCAGCTGGGGCGGCCCCTACGGCAACCTGCGTGACGTGTTCAACTTCAAGAACACCGTCAACGCCTCGACGCTCACGGCCGAGCAGAAGCGGGCGGCGCTGGGTTTTGCCAAGACCATCGAGGGCATTGAGCTGCTCACGGTGATTGCCACGCGCGACACCATCGGTGCCGTGGTGCAGATCAACCAGGATGCCACGCAGCTGGCGCCGTTTGTCAGCCGCGACTCGACCTACAAGTACATCCTGAACACGCTGGACGAAGCGGCGGCCGACCTGGCGGCTGGCGGATCGGCGTTCCCGTTTGCCCTCAACTCGGGGTTTACGGGCTTCAACACGCCGGCCACCTTCCGCCAGTTCAACCGCGCCATCGCGGCGCGGGCCGCGGCCTACTATGCCACGGCTGGCGGCGGTGCGACGGCGTGGACGCGGGCGCGGCAGGCCATCGACGCCTCGTTCGTCAACATCAACGCCACCTCGGCGGCGCAGTACAACGTGGGCGTGTATCACCCCTACGCCGGCTCGCCGGACGCGCCGAACCCGCTCGCACAGGCGACGAACACCGACCTGTACGCGCACATGTCCATTGAGGCCGACGCGCCGCTCAAGGCCGACGGCAGCAAGGACAACCGCTTCGTGGCCAAGATCGGCAGCCGGCCCACGCGTAACGCGCCGCAGGGGCTTGGCGTGGCATCATCGCTGGGCTTCAACATCTACCCGGCCATCACCACGCCCATCCCGATCATCCGCAACGAGGAGCTCATCCTCCTCCGCGCCGAGATCCTGCTGGCTACCGGTGACAAGACCGGCGCGATTGCGATGATCAACAACATCCGCGTGAACTCGGGTGGGCTCGCGCCCACGACGCTGACTGCCGCCTCACCGGATGCGGACATCGTCACGGAAATCCTCGTGCAGAAGCGCTACTCGCTGCTGCTTGAGGGCCACCGGTGGATCGACATGCGGCGGTACGGCCGCCTCAACCAGCTGCCGCGTGACCTCACGACGGGCGTGAACGCGCACTTCGTGGCGCGGGTGCAGCCGCTGCCGCAGGCCGAGTGCCTGCAGCGGGTTGGCCAGTCCGGCGCGCTGGCGGGCCCGGGCTGCTGA